The proteins below are encoded in one region of Fulvia fulva chromosome 9, complete sequence:
- a CDS encoding putative NADP-dependent mannitol dehydrogenase, whose product MSMSLEDVAAQPREPRPFPNTPSNVLEQFNMKGKVVAVTGASEGIGFAVAEAIAEAGGDVALIYNSNPAAHEKAKQLTQQHGVRAAAYQLEISNPAKVEEVVNKIASDFGRLDVFVANSGAAISKPILEMSIEEYRHLVSVNFDGTFFCAKYAGAIFKKQGFGNLIINASISAHIVNVPVDQPVYNATKAGILHLGKSLAREWREFARVNIVSPGFFDTKLGAAPKVQNEAYRMAVLGRQGHTKEIKGLFLYLASDASSYQTGSDTIIDGGYTLP is encoded by the exons ATGTCAATGTCCCTCGAAGACGTGGCCGCGCAACCCCGCGAGCCTCGCCCGTTCCCAAACACCCCCAGCAATGTCCTGGAACAATTCAACATGAAAGGCAAAGTCGTAGCCGTCACCGGAGCGTCCGAAGGTATCGGCTTCGCAGTCGCTGAGGCGATCGCTGAAGCCGGCGGCGACGTTGCACTGATATACAACTCAAATCCAGCAGCGCACGAGAAAGCGAAGCAGTTAACCCAGCAACATGGTGTTAGGGCTGCGGCGTATCAACTGGAGATTTCGAACCCGGCAAAGGTTGAGGAAGTCGTCAATAAGATTGCGAGTGATTTTGGGAGGTTGGATGTGTTCGTGGCCAACTCGGGCGCGGCCATCAGTAAGCCGATTTTGGAAATGAGCATTGAGGAGTATAGACATCTTGTGTCTGTTAACT TCGACGGCACATTCTTCTGCGCCAAATACGCCGGCGCCATCTTCAAGAAGCAAGGCTTTGGAAACTTGATCATCAACGCATCGATCTCTGCCCACATCGTCAACGTTCCCGTTGATCAGCCGGTGTACAACGCTACAAAGGCTGGTATCCTGCACCTGGGCAAGTCACTGGCGAGGGAGTGGAGGGAGTTTGCTCGTGTCAATATTGTCAGTCCGGGCTTCTTTGATACGAAGCTGGGAGCGGCGCCGAAG GTGCAAAATGAGGCGTACCGTATGGCCGTGTTGGGGCGACAGGGCCATACGAAGGAGATCAAGGGGTTGTTCTTGTACTTGGCGAGTGATGCGAGTTCGTATCAGACTGGGAGCGATACTATCATCGATGGTGGATACACATTGCCGTAG
- a CDS encoding Hps1-dma1 cluster oxidoreductase toxD, whose amino-acid sequence MNNILPKTATELNPGETKLPDDAPEPEGAHDVQMSDAKEVSKDNISKRASREIPDQNFAEEVTVGNREDDPQIKVTKKDQAQSSKDDDDEAQVSDIDEPKEETHTITIEIPEKMKAIKIIEGNKAEIQSVAVPALRDDYVLCKVNCVALNPTDWKHIDRIGKPGSTVGCDMAGMVLEIGKDVKKEWQVGDRIAAFVHGGNQSQKEDGAFGEFCVVKGDLGLKIPDAMSDTDAATLGAGVITCGQALYQGLKLPLPGDGMEKYGGFLLVYGGSTASGTLAIQYGILSGCRVITTASTHNHPLLKALGAEEAFDYKDPGCAKKIRDYTKDDLRKCLDCIAEGNSPKICEESISSQGGTISYLLKTTHTREDVENIRTLGYTIFGETFEKFGIKSEAKPEDFEHAKKFYELTQKLVSAGQLAPHPAEVGKDGLKGVFEGLEKLRKGNVSGKKLVYRVGQTPK is encoded by the exons ATGAACAACATCCTCCCCAAGACAGCTACAGAGCTCAACCCCGGCGAGACCAAGCTCCCAGATGACGCGCCAGAACCTGAAGGCGCACATGATGTGCAAATGAGTGATGCTAAAGAAGTCTCGAAGGACAATATCTCGAAACGAGCCTCGAGAGAGATTCCGGATCAGAACTTTGCTGAGGAGGTTACGGTGGGGAATAGAGAGGATGACCCGCAGATTAAG GTCACGAAGAAGGACCAAGCACAAAGCAGCAAAGACGACGACGATGAGGCACAAGTCAGCGATATCGATGAGCCGAAGGAGGAGACACATACGATCACT ATCGAGATCCCCGAGAAGATGAAGGCAATTAAGATCATTGAAGGCAACAAGGCAGAAATACAGAGTGTCGCTGTACCGGCTTTGAGGGACGACTACGTTCTGTGTAAGGTGAATTGTGTTGCGCTGAATCCGACTGATTG GAAGCATATTGATAGGATTGGGAAGCCTGGATCGACCGTGGGTTGTGATATGG CTGGCATGGTCCTGGAGATTGGCAAGGATGTGAAGAAGGAGTGGCAGGTGGGAGACCGGATCGCTGCATTTGTGCATGGTGGCAACCAGTCGCAGAAGGAAGACG GTGCCTTCGGCGAGTTCTGTGTGGTGAAAGGAGATCTTGGTCTGAAA ATTCCAGACGCGATGAGTGACACAGATGCGGCAACACTTGGAGCTGGAGTGATAACGTGCGGGCAAGCTCTTTACCAAGGCTTAAAACTGCCTCTTCCTGGAGATGGTATGGAGAAGTACGGCGGATTCTTACTCGTCTACGGCGGCAGCACAGCAAGTGGAACGCTGGCAATCCAATACGGCATCCT CTCGGGCTGCCGCGTAATCACAACAGCCTCCACACACAACCACCCCCTCCTCAAAGCCCTCGGCGCCGAAGAAGCCTTCGACTACAAAGACCCCGGCTGCGCAAAGAAAATCCGCGACTACACCAAAGACGACCTCCGCAAATGCCTCGACTGCATCGCCGAAGGCAACTCCCCCAAAATCTGCGAAGAATCCATCTCCTCCCAAGGCGGCACCATCTCCTACCTCCTCAAAACCACCCATACCCGCGAGGACGTTGAAAACATCAGGACTCTGGGGTATACGATTTTCGGGGAGACGTTTGAGAAGTTCGGGATCAAGAGTGAGGCGAAGCCGGAGGATTTCGAGCATGCGAAGAAGTTTTATGAGTTGACGCAGAAGCTGGTGAGTGCGGGACAGTTGGCGCCGCATCCGGCGGAGGTGGGAAAGGATGGGTTGAAGGGGGTGTTTGAGGGGTTGGAGAAGTTGAGGAAGGGGAATGTTAGTGGGAAGAAGTTGGTTTATAGGGTCGGGCAGACGCCGAAGTAA
- a CDS encoding GMC-type oxidoreductase acuG, whose translation MATRTEYDYIIAGGGLCGCVVASRLIQAFSDRSVALVETGPDSRGNPTVLSPATAWALPADYYQNYLTQPQKPLNNRSLDLKTGRVLGGGSAVNYGGWTRGDRSGYDEWAKLVGDDRGTSTSCAVWRS comes from the coding sequence ATGGCAACTCGAACAGAATACGACTATATCATCGCAGGCGGAGGACTTTGCGGCTGCGTCGTGGCATCCCGTCTCATACAAGCATTTTCAGATCGCTCTGTTGCGCTCGTTGAGACAGGTCCAGATTCTCGAGGCAATCCAACCGTGCTGTCTCCAGCCACCGCTTGGGCCTTGCCAGCAGATTATTATCAAAACTACCTCACACAACCTCAAAAACCCCTCAACAACCGATCCCTCGACCTCAAGACTGGCCGCGTTCTTGGAGGTGGATCTGCTGTGAACTATGGTGGCTGGACTCGTGGTGACCGATCCGGCTACGATGAGTGGGCGAAGCTCGTAGGCGATGATCGGGGCACATCTACAAGCTGTGCTGTATGGCGTAGCTGA
- a CDS encoding ADP-ribosylation factor-like protein 8A: protein MVGIFKRIYDWLLSLFWATEMDITMIGLQNAGKTSLLRVLAGGEFTIDSIPTVGFNMKRVQKGHVTLKCWDLGGQPRFRSMWERYCRGVNAIVFIADSADKEALPVAKEELHLLLEKPAMEGIPLLVLGNKSDLSGHASVDELIAALDLKKVTHREVSCYGISAKEETNLDAVLQWLIARAKQ, encoded by the exons ATGGTGGGCATCTTCAAGCGCATCTATGATTGGCTACTCAGCTTGTTCTG GGCCACCGAGATGGACATCACCATGATCGGCCTTCAAAATGCCGGCAAGACATCGTTGCTGAGGGTCCTGGCG GGCGGCGAGTTCACCATCGA CTCGATACCGACGGTCGGCTTCAACATGAAGCGGGTGCAGAAAGGCCATGTCACCCTGAAGTG CTGGGATCTTGGAGGCCAGCCTAGGTTTCGATCGATGTGGGAGAGGTACTGTCGAGGGGTGAACGCAATCGT ATTCATAGCAGACTCAGCCGACAAGGAGGCACTACCTGTAGCCAAGGAAGAGCTCCATCTCTTGCTGGAAAAGCCGGCCATGGAAGGGATCCCTCTGCTGGTCCTTGGGAACAAGTCTGACCTTTCTGGTCACGCATCCGTGGACGAGCTGATCGCAGCGCTGGACCTGAAGAAGGTGACGCACCGCGAGGTAAGCTGTTACGGCATCAGCGCAAAGGAAGAGACAAACCTAGATGCGGTCCTGCAATGGCTCATCGCCCGAGCCAAGCAGTGA
- a CDS encoding DNA-directed RNA polymerase I subunit RPA2, translating to MAPLSKWSVEYDTLKREELFRNPPSRGSAYPQLQDAIKPHVESWNNIFADGGQLSHALKDIGTKTFLDGDARTAAQDGTRRNRLQLRVKQLYLEKSTLPSSNKTQTDKREILPVECRERHCTYRGRFRGRLEYRINNGEWQETIRDFGHLPIMLRSNRCHLEGLSPKELVNRREETEELGGYFIVNGIEKLIRMLIVNRRNYPLALIRPSFENRGATYSKYAVQIRSVRRDQTSQSNTLHYLTDGNVIFRFSWRKNEYLVPVMLVLKALAETNDREIFEGIVGPAGGKGLESRQFVTDRVEHLLRTFKAFQLRGKAKARAYLGAKFRPVLNVPEDMSDQEAGTEFLRKVVLPHLGSYDVTEAQDNDKFRMLVFMTRKLYSLAEGECTLDNPDAVQNQEILLPGFLFGMIIKEQVDEWLNSIGDTLRIYGRMNQFPLFTSKEFEKDFMPKVVRRTNENLGQKLDYFMSTGNLVSPSGLDLQQVSGFTVVAEKINFYRFISHFRMVHRGSFFAQLKTTTVRKLLPESWGFLCPVHTPDGSPCGLLNHLAHKCLISTDNTDASHIPALIAQLGVSSIADAKLEDSVVVQLDGRILGFCSPKQAKVISDTLRYWKVEGTHHVPVDLELGLIPLSNGGQYPGLFMFSEAARMLRPVKYLPLGKQDIVGPFEQPFMSIACTEPEIASNDSTHVEYDVTNILSIVANQTPFSNFNQSPRNMYQCQMGKQTMGTPGTALKYRTDNKSYRLQTGQTPVVRAPKHNEYGLDNFPNGTNAVVAVISYTGYDMDDAMILNKSAHERGFGHGTIYKAKKIDLAEENKQGRGRSGVTHVFGFAPNSIVKASWRETLDDDGLGRIGWKVEEGDAIAASYSVVRDPLTGDYVNQDGITHIHKYKEAEEAFIEEVKLIGNESGSNDPCQAVSIRFRIPRSPVIGDKFSSRHGQKGVCSQKWPTIDMPFTESGMQPDVIINPHAFPSRMTIGMFVESLAGKSGALHGLAQDSTPFKFKDKEGETAIEYFGHQLKRAGYNYYGNEPMYSGITGEELAADIYIGVVYYQRLRHMVNDKYQVRTTGPVTPLTGQPIKGRAKGGGIRVGEMERDALLAHGTAFLLQDRLMNCSDYTKAHVCKSCGSFLSTQPSSGQYGGRRREGGRTRCRKCSRKALPTDPKSECWEDRKGTKWVGGDNVTVVAVPGVLRYLDVELAAMGIKMNFKVGP from the exons ATGGCTCCCTTGTCGAAATGGTCGGTCGAGTACGATACGCTCAAGAGAGAGGAGCTCTTCAGGAATCCACCTAGCAGGGGGAGCGCATATCCACAGCTACAGGATGCGATCAAGCCTCACGTGGAGTCCTGGAACAACATCTTCGCGGATGGTGGCCAATTGTCCCATGCGCTCAAAGACATTGGCACCAAAACATTTCTGGACGGCGATGCGCGAACTGCAGCACAGGATGGAACAAGACGGAATAGATTGCAGTTGCGGGTGAAGCAGCTATACCTGGAGAAGAGCACGTTACCGTCTTCGAACAAGACGCAAACAGACAAGAGAGAGATCCTGCCAGTGGAGTGCAGAGAACGGCATTGCACATATCGAGGACGGTTTCGAGGAAGGCTGGAGTACAGGATAAACAATGGCGAATGGCAAGAGACGATCCGCGACTTTGGGCATTTACCTATCATGTTACGATCGAATCGATGTCATCTGGAAGGACTGTCACCGAAAGAGCTAGTCAATCGACGAGAGGAGACTGAAGAGCTGGGTGGTTACTTCATCGTCAACGGCATCGAGAAGCTCATACGAATGTTGATTGTCAATCGACGAAACTACCCTCTGGCACTCATAAGACCATCTTTCGAGAACAGGGGAGCAACATACTCAAAGTACGCTGTGCAGATCCGATCAGTGCGAAGGGATCAGACATCGCAGAGCAACACATTACACTACCTCACCGACGGCAATGTCATCTTCCGATTCTCTTGGAGGAAGAATGAATACCTGGTCCCGGTAATGCTGGTGTTGAAAGCGCTTGCGGAGACGAACGATCGCGAGATTTTCGAGGGCATAGTCGGACCGGCGGGCGGCAAAGGGCTGGAGAGTCGCCAGTTCGTCACAGATCGCGTGGAGCATCTACTTCGGACGTTCAAGGCGTTCCAACTGCGTGGCAAAGCGAAGGCGAGAGCGTACCTTGGAGCCAAGTTTCGACCTGTTCTCAACGTGCCGGAAGACATGAGCGATCAGGAAGCTGGAACGGAGTTCTTGAGGAAGGTCGTTCTACCACATCTTGGTTCATACGATGTTACAGAGGCGCAGGACAACGACAAGTTCAGGATGCTGGTCTTTATGACCCGCAAACTCTACTCCCTGGCCGAAGGTGAATGCACACTCGACAATCCGGATGCTGTACAGAATCAGGAGATCCTCCTTCCCGGATTCCTGTTCGGCATGATCATCAAGGAGCAGGTCGATGAGTGGCTGAACTCCATCGGTGACACGCTACGAATTTACGGACGCATGAACCAATTCCCTCTGTTCACAAGTAAGGAGTTTGAGAAAGACTTCATGCCGAAGGTCGTGCGCAGGACAAACGAGAACCTGGGCCAAAAATTGGACTACTTCATGTCGACTGGTAACCTGGTGAGTCCCAGTGGCCTGGATCTGCAGCAAGTATCAGGTTTCACAGTCGTGGCTGAGAAGATTAACTTCTACCGCTTCATCAGCCACTTCCGCATGGTGCACAGAGGTAGCTTCTTCGCACAGCTGAAGACGACGACTGTGAGAAAGCTTCTTCCGGAAAGTTGGGGATTTCTATGCCCTGTTCACACACCTGATGGTTCTCCTTGCGGTCTACTGAATCATCTGGCGCACAAATGTCTGATTTCCACAGACAACACAGACGCATCGCACATACCAGCTCTTATTGCACAACTTGGCGTGTCCAGTATAGCTGATGCAAAATTGGAAGACAGCGTTGTCGTGCAGCTCGATGGCCGGATTCTGGGCTTCTGCTCGCCCAAGCAGGCCAAAGTCATCAGTGACACACTGCGATACTGGAAGGTGGAGGGCACTCATCATGTACCTGTGGACCTTGAACTTGGCTTGATCCCGCTCTCTAACGGAGGTCAGTATCCTGGCCTGTTCATGTTCTCCGAAGCAGCTCGGATGCTTCGACCGGTCAAGTATCTACCACTCGGAAAACAAGACATCGTCGGACCTTTTGAACAGCCCTTCATGTCGATAGCATGTACGGAACCGGAGATTGCGTCGAATGATTCCACCCATGTCGAATACGATGTGACCAACATTCTGTCGATTGTGGCAAACCAGACACCTTTCTCAAACTTCAACCAGTCTCCAAGGAACAT GTATCAATGCCAGATGGGTAAACAGACAATGGGTACACCAGGAACAGCACTCAAGTACAGAACTGACAACAAGTCATATCGACTACAAACAGGTCAGACGCCTGTCGTGAGAGCACCAAAGCATAACGAGTATGGCCTTGACAACTTCCCGAATGGCACGAACGCTGTTGTCGCTGTCATCTCGTATACTGGGTACGACATGGACGACGCTATGATTTTGAACAAGTCAGCCCACGAACGTGGTTTTGGTCATGGAACTATCTACAAAGCAAAGAAGATCGATCTTGCAGAGGAGAACAAGCAAGGTCGTGGCCGCTCTGGAGTCACCCACGTGTTCGGCTTCGCACCGAACAGTATCGTCAAGGCGTCCTGGCGCGAGACTTTGGATGATGATGGACTTGGCCGCATCGGCTGGAAGGTCGAGGAAGGCGACGCTATCGCTGCTTCATATTCCGTGGTCAGGGACCCGCTGACCGGCGACTACGTGAATCAAGATGGCATTACCCACATCCACAAGTACAAAGAAGCGGAAGAGGCGTTCATTGAGGAGGTCAAGCTGATTGGAAACGAATCTGGCAGCAACGATCCATGCCAGGCTGTAAGCATCCGCTTCAGGATACCACGTTCGCCAGTCATCGGTGACAAGTTCTCTTCTCGACACGGGCAAAAGGGTGTGTGCTCACAAAAGTGGCCTACGATTGACATGCCCTTCACCGAAAGTGGTATGCAGCCGGATGTCATCATCAATCCTCACGCTTTCCCGTCCCGTATGACAATCGGCATGTTCGTGGAGTCACTAGCTGGCAAGTCTGGAGCTCTACACGGCCTGGCGCAGGACTCAACACCCTTCAAGTTCAAGGACAAGGAAGGCGAGACCGCAATCGAATACTTCGGCCATCAGCTCAAGCGCGCTGGATACAACTACTACGGCAACGAACCAATGTACTCTGGGATCACTGGTGAAGAGCTGGCGGCGGACATCTACATCGGTGTCGTCTACTACCAGCGTCTGAGGCACATGGTCAACGACAAATACCAGGTGCGAACGACGGGTCCTGTCACACCTCTCACTGGCCAGCCCATCAAGGGTAGAGCAAAGGGTGGAGGTATTCGTGTCGGAGAGATGGAACGTGATGCTCTGCTTGCGCACGGAACGGCCTTCCTGCTTCAGGATCGATTGATGAACTGCAGTGACTATACAAAGGCACATGTCTGCAAGAGCTGTGGAAGCTTTTTGTCAACACAACCAAGTTCTGGACAGTATGGAGGTCGAAGAAGAGAAGGTGGACGCACGAGGTGCAGGAAATGTAGTCGCAAGGCCCTACCGACTGATCCTAAGAGCGAATGTTGGGAAGACCGAAAGGGCACGAAGTGGGTTGGTGGTGATAATGTCACTGTGGTCGCAGTTCCTGGTGTGCTGCGATATCTAGATGTTGAACTGGCGGCGATGGGAATCAAGATGAACTTCAAGGTCGGGCCTTGA
- a CDS encoding 60S ribosomal protein L44, translated as MVNVPKTRRTYCKGKDCKKHTQHKVTQYKAGKASLFAQGKRRYDRKQSGYGGQTKPVFHKKAKTTKKVVLRLECTQCKTKAQLALKRCKHFELGGDKKTKGAALVF; from the exons ATG GTTAACGTACCAAAGACTCGCCGCACCTACTGCAAGGGCAAGGACTGCAAGAAGCACACCCAGCACAAGGTCACTCAGTACAAGGCCGGCAAG GCTTCCCTCTTCGCGCAGGGTAAGAGACGTTACGACCGCAAGCAGTCCGGTTATGGTGGTCAGACAAAGCCTGTGTTCCACAAGAAGGCCAAGACCACCAAGAAGGTCGTTCTCCGGTTAGAATGCACACAATGCAAGACCAAGGCACAGCTGGCGCTCAAGCGCTGCAAGCACTTCGAGTTGGG TGGTGACAAGAAGACCAAGGGTGCTGCACTCGTCTTCTAA